One region of Collinsella aerofaciens ATCC 25986 genomic DNA includes:
- a CDS encoding restriction endonuclease subunit S, whose translation MDTSTWEQRKLGNCGTTYGGLSGKTKEDFGHGNARFVPYTNVFDNPLTDTKRLETVEIDSSQNKVAYGDTFFTVSSETPDEVGMSSVWLSDQDDVYLNSFCFGYRQDSTFDPHYLAYMLRSSSIRSDLTLLAQGISRFNISKNKVMELSVPVPSAAEQKQIGQYFARLDSLITLHQRMGPIFCFCAHGSRTNFASTLQG comes from the coding sequence ATAGATACATCTACCTGGGAACAGCGTAAGTTGGGCAACTGTGGGACAACCTATGGCGGTCTGAGCGGTAAAACCAAGGAAGATTTCGGTCATGGCAACGCTAGGTTCGTTCCGTATACCAATGTCTTCGACAATCCCCTGACGGACACAAAGCGGCTCGAGACAGTCGAAATAGATTCAAGCCAAAACAAAGTTGCGTACGGTGACACGTTCTTCACTGTGTCTTCCGAAACGCCAGATGAAGTTGGCATGTCCTCAGTTTGGCTCTCTGACCAGGATGATGTTTACCTCAACAGCTTCTGTTTTGGATACAGACAAGATTCAACGTTTGACCCGCATTACCTAGCCTACATGCTCAGGTCAAGTTCGATTCGTTCCGATCTCACTCTGCTGGCTCAGGGAATCTCTAGATTCAACATCTCCAAGAACAAGGTGATGGAGTTGAGTGTTCCCGTTCCGTCTGCGGCAGAGCAGAAGCAAATTGGTCAATACTTCGCCCGCCTCGACAGCCTCATCACCCTTCATCAGCGTATGGGTCCCATCTTCTGCTTTTGCGCACATGGATCAAGAACCAATTTCGCGTCCACTCTTCAAGGATAG
- a CDS encoding type I restriction endonuclease subunit R, EcoR124 family, whose amino-acid sequence MVFDKEAAFEEAVITVLKQHGWDDAGGVLRYPTEQDLINNWAKILFQNNADIDRLNGCPLTQGEMAQVIEQIETLKTPLALNGFINGKTVAITRDNPDDALHLGKEVSLKIYDRQEIAAGQSRYQIAQQPVYPAKSKILNDRRGDLCLLINGMPVIHIELKRSGIPVSQATGQIEKYAHEGVFTGLFRLTQIFVGMTPDEARYFANPGTGAFNPNFFFHWEDFNNEPVCAGDKPGTDEWKRFTSTLLSIPMAHQLIGFYTVADSSDGCLKVMRSYQYYAAAAISDKVRRCKWDERPKSSAPGRPGGYIWHTTGSGKTMTSFKSAQLIADSHDADKVVFLMDRIELGTQSLSEYRAFADDADDVQGTENTQVLKSKLASDDPKNRLIVTSIQKMSNVKAGEGRITQAELDRLAAKRIVFVIDECHRSTFGDMLQDIRRAFPNALFFGFTGTPILDENQKKGSTTAMVFGECLHRYSIADGIRDGNVLGFDPYMVTTFDDHDVREAVALEQAKASSVGEAISDERKSKVFYHYMDQAKVPMGPMVDGAGNHIKGIEDFLTRAQYWPDTPHHGKVVEDVLRRFPVLSHGNKFHAILATSSIPEAIDYYRAFKREAPQMKVTALFDPSIDNDAGSTVKEDALVELIEDYNKAYGQEFNIPTWPAMKKDISARLSHKKPYVNVDANRESRIDLLIVVDQMLTGFDSKWLNTLYLDKVIDYESIIQAFSRTNRLFGPDKPFGTIRYYRRPHTMKGYIEAAVKLYSGDRPLDMFVQKLPDNIALMDARLQEILMVFEAAGVGDLSKLPASQEARRKFAKEFVELNEFLEAAKVQGFTWEQDTYEFEEEPEEGELSGKSFFVQPVIDERTYLILVQRYKELFAGGGGPGDAPEAPYELDGHITEIDTGLIDSDYMNANFEKWLKCLEQDDEGLAAAREELHRSFASLSQDDQRFAELFLHDVERGDAALEDGMTLRDYITTYARRAKNAQVERVVEALGIDGDLLATMAALDLAESNINEFGRFDDLKDSVDKARAKAFFEQKEGKTLPLFKVNTRAAALLKKFILEGGFDIDE is encoded by the coding sequence ATGGTTTTCGATAAAGAGGCCGCGTTCGAGGAAGCGGTCATCACCGTGCTGAAGCAGCACGGCTGGGACGACGCGGGGGGCGTGCTTCGCTATCCCACCGAGCAGGACCTCATCAACAACTGGGCGAAGATTCTATTCCAGAACAACGCCGACATAGACCGCCTGAACGGCTGCCCTCTCACCCAGGGCGAGATGGCGCAGGTCATCGAACAAATCGAAACGCTCAAGACCCCGCTCGCGCTCAACGGGTTCATCAACGGAAAGACTGTCGCCATCACGCGCGACAACCCCGACGATGCGCTTCATCTGGGCAAGGAGGTGAGCCTGAAAATCTATGATCGTCAGGAGATTGCAGCCGGCCAGAGCCGCTACCAGATCGCTCAGCAGCCTGTCTATCCTGCGAAGAGCAAGATCTTGAACGACCGTCGCGGAGACTTGTGCCTGCTCATCAACGGCATGCCGGTCATCCATATCGAACTCAAGCGCAGCGGCATCCCCGTCAGCCAGGCCACCGGTCAGATCGAGAAGTATGCCCACGAGGGCGTGTTCACCGGGCTCTTCCGCCTGACGCAGATCTTCGTGGGGATGACCCCCGACGAGGCGCGCTATTTCGCCAACCCCGGCACGGGCGCGTTCAACCCGAACTTCTTCTTCCACTGGGAGGACTTCAACAACGAGCCCGTCTGCGCGGGCGACAAACCCGGAACAGACGAATGGAAGCGCTTCACCTCCACGCTGCTCTCCATCCCTATGGCACACCAGCTCATCGGCTTCTATACCGTGGCGGATAGCTCAGACGGCTGTTTGAAGGTCATGCGCAGCTACCAGTACTACGCGGCTGCTGCCATATCCGACAAGGTGCGCAGATGCAAGTGGGACGAGAGGCCCAAGAGCAGCGCCCCGGGGCGTCCTGGCGGCTATATATGGCATACCACCGGCTCCGGCAAGACCATGACGAGCTTCAAGTCGGCCCAGCTCATAGCTGACTCACACGACGCCGACAAGGTTGTCTTCCTCATGGACCGCATCGAGCTGGGCACGCAGTCGCTCTCCGAGTACCGCGCATTCGCCGATGACGCCGATGACGTGCAGGGGACCGAGAACACGCAGGTGCTGAAGTCGAAGCTCGCGAGCGACGACCCCAAGAACCGCCTCATCGTGACCTCTATCCAGAAGATGAGCAACGTGAAGGCCGGCGAGGGCAGGATCACCCAGGCGGAACTCGACCGCCTGGCTGCCAAGCGGATTGTGTTCGTTATAGACGAGTGCCACCGCTCAACCTTCGGCGACATGCTCCAGGACATACGCCGGGCTTTCCCAAACGCGCTGTTCTTCGGTTTCACGGGCACGCCGATCCTCGACGAGAACCAGAAGAAAGGCTCCACCACCGCCATGGTGTTCGGCGAGTGCCTGCACCGCTACAGCATCGCCGACGGCATCCGTGACGGCAATGTGCTGGGCTTCGACCCGTACATGGTGACGACCTTCGACGACCACGACGTACGCGAGGCCGTGGCCCTCGAGCAGGCTAAGGCCTCGAGCGTCGGCGAGGCCATCTCCGACGAGCGCAAGAGCAAGGTCTTCTATCACTACATGGACCAGGCGAAGGTCCCCATGGGTCCCATGGTTGACGGCGCTGGCAACCACATCAAGGGCATTGAGGACTTCCTGACCCGCGCTCAGTACTGGCCCGATACGCCGCACCACGGCAAGGTCGTCGAGGACGTGCTGCGGCGCTTCCCTGTGCTTTCCCACGGCAACAAGTTCCACGCAATTCTGGCGACGAGTTCCATCCCCGAGGCTATTGATTACTACCGCGCCTTCAAGAGGGAGGCACCGCAGATGAAGGTGACGGCGCTCTTCGACCCAAGCATCGACAACGATGCCGGCTCCACTGTGAAGGAGGACGCTCTGGTCGAACTTATCGAGGACTACAACAAAGCATATGGCCAGGAGTTTAACATTCCCACCTGGCCCGCCATGAAGAAGGACATCTCAGCGCGCCTTTCCCATAAGAAGCCCTACGTCAACGTCGACGCCAACCGCGAGAGCCGCATCGACCTGCTCATCGTGGTGGACCAGATGCTCACGGGCTTCGACTCCAAGTGGCTCAACACGCTCTATCTCGACAAGGTCATCGACTACGAGAGCATCATCCAGGCCTTCAGCCGCACCAACCGCCTGTTCGGCCCTGACAAACCCTTCGGCACCATCCGCTATTACCGCCGTCCCCATACTATGAAGGGCTACATCGAGGCCGCGGTGAAGCTGTACTCGGGCGACCGCCCGCTCGACATGTTCGTGCAGAAGCTCCCGGACAATATCGCGCTGATGGACGCGCGCCTTCAGGAGATACTCATGGTCTTCGAGGCAGCTGGCGTAGGAGACCTCTCCAAGCTCCCCGCATCGCAGGAAGCCAGGCGTAAGTTCGCCAAGGAGTTCGTCGAGCTCAACGAGTTCCTCGAGGCCGCGAAGGTGCAGGGCTTCACATGGGAGCAGGACACCTATGAATTCGAGGAGGAGCCGGAAGAAGGCGAGCTGAGCGGCAAGTCCTTCTTCGTGCAGCCGGTCATCGACGAGCGGACCTACCTCATCCTCGTGCAGCGCTACAAGGAGCTGTTCGCAGGAGGGGGCGGCCCTGGCGACGCGCCTGAAGCACCCTACGAGCTTGATGGTCATATAACTGAGATCGACACGGGGCTCATAGACAGCGACTACATGAACGCGAACTTCGAGAAGTGGCTGAAGTGCCTTGAGCAGGACGACGAGGGGCTCGCCGCCGCGCGCGAGGAGCTCCACCGATCGTTCGCGTCCCTGAGCCAGGATGACCAGCGCTTCGCCGAGCTGTTCCTTCACGACGTCGAACGAGGGGACGCCGCCCTGGAAGACGGCATGACGCTGAGGGATTACATCACGACCTATGCACGCAGGGCGAAAAACGCTCAGGTCGAGCGAGTCGTTGAGGCGCTCGGCATAGATGGCGATCTTCTTGCCACCATGGCTGCGCTCGACCTGGCGGAATCGAACATTAACGAGTTCGGGCGCTTCGACGATTTGAAGGACTCGGTGGACAAAGCGCGCGCCAAGGCCTTCTTTGAGCAGAAGGAGGGCAAGACGCTTCCCCTGTTCAAGGTGAACACCCGTGCGGCGGCGCTGTTGAAGAAGTTCATCCTGGAAGGCGGCTTCGACATCGACGAATGA
- a CDS encoding restriction endonuclease subunit S: MSVRPLASSWEQRKLGDCFEFLKNNTLSRAGLNGENGTARNVHYGDILIKFDDCLDGERSDLPFITDDTVLPKFAGSILREGDVIFADTAEDEAAGKCVELRKLPKEPTISGLHTIPARPRFPFGTGYLGHYLNSDAYHRQLLPLMQGIKVISVSKAALQDTQVRFPGLSEQTAIGAALSEIDTLITLHQREPPHTMKEGKNVDQHQ; encoded by the coding sequence GTGAGCGTGCGTCCCCTCGCTTCATCTTGGGAACAGCGTAAGTTGGGAGACTGCTTCGAGTTCTTGAAGAACAACACTCTTTCACGCGCTGGTTTGAATGGCGAGAATGGCACTGCTCGCAATGTTCATTACGGAGATATTCTTATTAAGTTCGATGATTGCCTCGATGGCGAACGAAGCGATTTGCCGTTCATTACCGACGATACAGTGCTTCCCAAATTTGCTGGGTCGATACTTCGCGAAGGTGATGTCATTTTCGCCGACACAGCGGAAGACGAAGCGGCTGGTAAGTGTGTTGAACTGCGGAAACTACCCAAAGAGCCAACTATCTCGGGGCTGCATACGATACCGGCGCGACCTCGGTTTCCCTTTGGGACGGGGTACCTGGGGCACTACCTTAATTCCGATGCATACCACAGACAGCTTCTTCCCTTAATGCAGGGGATCAAGGTAATTTCCGTTTCAAAGGCCGCACTGCAAGATACACAAGTAAGATTCCCTGGGTTGTCGGAGCAAACTGCCATAGGCGCGGCGTTGAGTGAGATCGACACCCTCATCACCCTTCATCAGCGTGAGCCGCCTCACACGATGAAGGAGGGTAAAAATGTCGATCAGCATCAATGA
- a CDS encoding site-specific integrase produces the protein MSISINEESLFCDYYSEWISVYKEGAIREVTMGKYRLTQSWLAKLIPDLKIKDLDRTSYQQLINGYAEHHERQTTMDFHHQLKGAILDAVDEGLIPRDPTRKAIIKGKQPRAKKIKYLNQFELHAMLGDLDLSGGPSWDWLILIVAKTGLRFSEALGLTPEDFDFAHQTLSVNKTWDYKNGGGFVPTKNASSVRKVQLDWQLIMQLSGLLKDLPPTEPIFAKGKVYNSTANSVLARHCKNVGVPVISVHGLRHTHASLLLFAGVSIASVSRRLGHASMTTTQETYLHVIQELENKDIDIVMRALSTLI, from the coding sequence ATGTCGATCAGCATCAATGAAGAATCGCTTTTCTGCGATTACTACTCGGAATGGATTAGCGTTTACAAAGAAGGGGCCATCCGTGAGGTCACCATGGGAAAGTACCGGCTCACGCAGTCTTGGCTTGCCAAGCTGATTCCAGACCTCAAGATAAAAGATCTCGACCGCACTTCGTACCAGCAGCTCATCAATGGTTACGCAGAGCACCACGAGCGCCAGACAACCATGGACTTTCACCATCAGCTTAAGGGAGCGATCCTTGACGCGGTTGACGAAGGACTCATCCCCCGCGACCCCACGCGCAAGGCCATCATCAAAGGGAAACAGCCGCGAGCGAAAAAGATCAAGTATCTCAACCAGTTTGAGCTTCATGCCATGCTCGGCGACCTTGATTTATCAGGCGGGCCGAGTTGGGATTGGCTTATTCTCATAGTCGCTAAAACGGGCTTGCGCTTCTCCGAGGCCCTTGGGCTTACCCCCGAAGACTTCGACTTCGCACATCAAACGCTCTCGGTGAATAAGACCTGGGATTACAAGAACGGCGGCGGATTCGTCCCCACGAAAAACGCCTCATCAGTGCGGAAGGTTCAACTCGACTGGCAACTCATCATGCAACTTTCCGGGCTACTCAAAGACCTTCCACCGACTGAGCCCATATTCGCGAAGGGAAAGGTCTATAACTCGACGGCTAACAGCGTTTTAGCGCGCCACTGCAAAAATGTTGGCGTGCCTGTCATATCCGTCCACGGGCTGCGGCATACGCATGCATCACTTTTGCTGTTTGCCGGCGTCTCCATCGCCAGCGTATCCCGAAGGCTCGGGCATGCGAGCATGACCACCACTCAGGAAACCTATCTGCACGTCATTCAGGAGCTCGAGAACAAGGACATTGACATCGTCATGAGAGCTCTTTCGACTCTAATTTAA
- a CDS encoding restriction endonuclease subunit S codes for MAEKTNVPEIRFAGFTDPWEQRKLGELGSVAMCKRIFKEQTTEQGDVPFYKIGTFGGTPDAFISRELFDEYQRLYQFPKVGDILISAAGTIGRTIVYQGDPAYYQDSNIVWLQHDERLDNGFLLQFLNGKSWSSLEGSTLKRLYNKDLLNAEIAIPSPDEQHQIGSTFARLDDIITLHQRESRFADTG; via the coding sequence ATGGCGGAAAAGACCAATGTACCTGAGATACGCTTCGCCGGTTTTACTGACCCTTGGGAACAGCGTAAGCTGGGAGAGCTTGGTTCTGTCGCCATGTGCAAACGCATTTTCAAAGAACAGACCACAGAGCAAGGAGATGTACCTTTCTATAAAATCGGCACCTTCGGAGGTACTCCAGATGCCTTCATTTCGAGGGAACTTTTCGACGAGTATCAGCGGCTTTATCAGTTTCCAAAAGTCGGCGATATTCTGATTTCTGCTGCCGGAACGATTGGCAGAACCATCGTTTACCAAGGTGATCCTGCGTATTATCAAGACTCCAATATCGTGTGGCTACAACATGATGAGCGACTCGACAACGGCTTTCTGCTCCAATTCCTTAACGGAAAAAGCTGGAGCAGCCTAGAAGGGAGTACTCTAAAAAGGCTTTACAACAAAGACCTTCTTAATGCCGAGATAGCGATCCCATCTCCTGATGAGCAACATCAAATCGGGTCGACCTTTGCGAGGCTCGACGACATTATCACCCTTCATCAGCGTGAGTCGCGGTTTGCTGATACAGGTTAA
- a CDS encoding type I restriction-modification system subunit M: MNKQQLASKIWESANKMRSKIEANEYKDYILGFIFYKFLSETEVARLKARDFAEEDLPSLVEDDEETVEFVKGECGYFIAYENLFSTWVSKGGDFEISNVRDALNAFSRNIDPARKRVFDGIFDTLRTGLSKLGTDARSQSKAARDLIYLIKDIPMDGRQDYDVLGFIYEYLISNFAANAGKKAGEFYTPHEVSMLMSEIVSWHLAGRENITIYDPTSGSGSLLINIGKAVARRNGDPDSIKYYAQELKENTYNLTRMNLVMRGILPDNIVARNGDTLEDDWPWFDTVENKDETYDPLFVDAVVSNPPYSQNWDPEDKELDPRFKFGVAPKSKADYAFLLHDLYHLRPDGIMCIVLPHGVLFRGGEEGTIRKNLVENRHIQAIIGLPANIFFGTGIPTIVMVLRKQRESSDVLIVDASKHFVKEGKNNKLRASDIRRIVDAVTTGATVDKFSRLVTIDEIRANDYNLNIPRYVDSSEAAESWDVYATMFGGVPKAEVDALDRYWKVWPSLKGQLFGEGGGSCLASMTDDVAATVKANADVVSFLAGYRDALAHLPAELRKRLVDDSSQVDAVAEEDYIAERLRDALSGVALVDGYDAYQALDDAWTGISGDLEVIQTEGKGAVRKVDPNMVIKKKNGKDVEVQDGWTGRILPFALVQEQLLADDVKEISARDSRLSEISQELDEILDNLDEEEKSSSDVFSDDGAFVAASLKKAVKSIGKHPDGDFERGLVRAQSLLDEEKNLKKARKEALVALEEKTKEVIEGLTDAQCDELLAAKWIEPLQSDLLELPNAVVSDFIAKVVALNAKYATTYSDVCNQIAEAESELAAMLGQLTGNEHDMAGIAELRKLLGGE, encoded by the coding sequence ATGAACAAGCAGCAATTGGCATCAAAGATATGGGAATCCGCCAACAAGATGCGCTCGAAAATCGAGGCAAACGAATACAAGGACTACATCCTGGGCTTCATCTTCTACAAGTTCCTTTCCGAGACCGAAGTTGCCCGCCTGAAGGCGCGTGATTTCGCCGAAGAGGATTTGCCGAGCCTCGTGGAGGACGACGAGGAGACGGTCGAGTTCGTCAAGGGCGAGTGCGGCTACTTCATCGCCTACGAAAACCTCTTCTCCACCTGGGTCTCCAAGGGCGGCGACTTCGAGATTTCGAACGTTCGCGACGCCCTCAATGCCTTTAGCCGCAACATCGACCCTGCTCGCAAGCGCGTCTTCGACGGCATCTTCGACACGCTGCGGACCGGTCTCTCCAAGCTCGGCACCGACGCACGGAGCCAGTCCAAGGCCGCTCGCGACCTCATCTACCTCATCAAAGACATCCCGATGGACGGTCGCCAGGACTACGACGTGCTCGGCTTCATCTACGAGTACCTCATCAGCAACTTCGCCGCCAACGCCGGCAAGAAGGCAGGCGAGTTCTACACGCCGCACGAAGTGTCCATGCTCATGAGCGAGATAGTCTCATGGCACCTGGCCGGACGCGAGAACATCACTATCTACGACCCCACGAGCGGGTCCGGCTCGCTGCTCATCAATATCGGCAAGGCCGTGGCGCGACGCAACGGCGACCCGGACTCCATCAAATACTATGCGCAGGAGCTTAAGGAGAACACGTACAACCTCACACGTATGAATCTGGTCATGCGCGGAATACTCCCCGACAACATCGTAGCGCGCAACGGCGACACGCTCGAAGACGATTGGCCCTGGTTCGACACGGTCGAGAACAAGGACGAGACCTACGATCCGCTGTTCGTCGATGCCGTTGTGTCGAACCCCCCTTACTCCCAGAATTGGGACCCGGAAGACAAGGAGCTCGATCCGCGCTTCAAGTTCGGCGTCGCTCCCAAATCCAAAGCCGATTACGCCTTCCTTTTGCATGATTTGTACCATTTGCGCCCTGACGGGATCATGTGCATCGTCCTGCCCCACGGCGTGCTGTTCCGCGGCGGCGAGGAGGGCACCATCCGCAAGAACCTGGTGGAGAACCGCCATATCCAGGCAATCATCGGGCTTCCTGCCAACATCTTCTTCGGCACCGGCATCCCGACCATCGTTATGGTGCTCCGCAAGCAGCGCGAGAGCAGTGACGTGTTGATTGTGGATGCCTCAAAGCACTTTGTGAAAGAAGGCAAAAACAACAAACTGCGTGCGAGCGATATACGCCGCATCGTGGACGCGGTCACGACTGGGGCGACCGTTGACAAGTTCAGCCGTCTGGTGACCATCGACGAGATACGCGCCAACGATTACAACCTCAACATTCCGCGCTATGTTGATTCATCCGAAGCTGCTGAGAGCTGGGACGTGTATGCCACCATGTTCGGTGGGGTTCCGAAAGCCGAGGTCGATGCTCTCGACCGCTACTGGAAAGTGTGGCCAAGCCTGAAGGGCCAGCTGTTCGGTGAGGGCGGCGGGTCGTGCCTTGCTTCCATGACGGACGACGTGGCGGCAACGGTGAAGGCCAACGCCGACGTCGTTTCTTTCCTGGCGGGGTATCGAGATGCGTTGGCTCACCTGCCCGCAGAGCTGCGGAAGAGGTTGGTAGACGACTCATCGCAGGTTGATGCCGTGGCCGAGGAGGATTATATCGCAGAGCGGCTCCGCGACGCCCTCTCTGGTGTCGCGCTCGTCGACGGGTACGATGCCTACCAAGCTCTCGACGATGCGTGGACGGGCATCTCCGGCGACCTCGAGGTTATCCAAACCGAGGGCAAAGGGGCTGTGCGCAAAGTCGATCCGAATATGGTGATAAAAAAGAAGAACGGCAAAGACGTCGAGGTGCAGGATGGCTGGACGGGCCGCATCTTGCCGTTTGCGCTCGTCCAAGAACAGCTGCTCGCCGACGATGTCAAGGAAATCTCCGCGCGCGACTCCCGTTTAAGTGAGATCTCCCAAGAACTCGACGAGATTCTCGATAACCTCGATGAGGAGGAGAAGAGCTCGAGCGACGTTTTCAGCGATGACGGCGCGTTCGTGGCGGCGTCCCTCAAGAAGGCCGTGAAAAGCATCGGCAAGCATCCGGACGGCGACTTCGAGCGGGGCCTCGTGCGCGCTCAGTCCCTTCTCGACGAGGAGAAAAATCTCAAAAAGGCAAGGAAGGAGGCGCTTGTCGCGCTCGAGGAGAAGACCAAGGAGGTTATCGAGGGCCTGACCGACGCCCAGTGCGACGAATTGCTTGCTGCGAAGTGGATTGAGCCGCTGCAATCTGATTTGCTCGAGCTGCCCAATGCTGTCGTAAGCGACTTCATCGCAAAGGTCGTCGCACTGAACGCAAAGTACGCGACAACCTATTCGGACGTATGCAACCAGATTGCAGAGGCGGAAAGCGAGTTGGCAGCGATGCTGGGCCAGCTCACGGGCAACGAGCACGATATGGCGGGCATTGCTGAGCTGCGGAAACTGTTGGGAGGTGAATAG
- a CDS encoding GIY-YIG nuclease family protein — translation MIRVKTFTVQLIDAQPDRIRICRIDGESLVTVVVPREDLAEAKSLPNIPQRGIYYLLDEDHGNVSRVYAGQTTQGIARLDAHKAKKEFWNKAVMFLDDDQNISRDALDVLEAKAIDYVRTHGSYETDNSATPKPYVDPYKEEAVERLHERILFRMSALGYDLDRVDQGPAGASVVFHTKKNGIRGSGRYDKATGHFTVLAGSKVNLSKPALKNAAVAASRREIFGDSGGIAELAEDLEFPTPSAAAVFVLGGSQNGWTEWVDNDGETLNQVYRSEDK, via the coding sequence GTGATTCGGGTCAAGACCTTCACCGTCCAGCTCATAGACGCGCAGCCGGACCGCATACGTATTTGCCGCATCGACGGCGAGTCGCTTGTGACCGTCGTCGTTCCGAGGGAGGACCTTGCCGAGGCGAAGTCGCTGCCGAACATCCCGCAGCGCGGCATCTACTACCTGCTCGACGAGGACCACGGCAACGTGAGCCGCGTCTACGCTGGGCAGACGACCCAGGGTATCGCCCGGCTCGACGCACACAAGGCAAAGAAGGAGTTCTGGAACAAGGCCGTCATGTTCCTCGATGACGATCAGAACATCAGCAGGGACGCGCTGGACGTCCTCGAGGCGAAGGCCATCGACTACGTGCGCACCCACGGCTCGTACGAGACTGACAACTCGGCGACGCCCAAGCCCTACGTCGACCCGTACAAGGAAGAGGCCGTCGAGCGCCTGCACGAGAGGATCCTCTTCAGGATGTCAGCTTTGGGGTACGACCTCGACAGGGTCGACCAGGGTCCCGCCGGCGCCTCGGTCGTCTTCCATACGAAGAAGAACGGGATACGCGGATCAGGGCGCTACGATAAAGCCACTGGGCACTTCACGGTTCTCGCCGGCTCGAAGGTGAACCTCTCCAAACCCGCGCTGAAGAACGCGGCCGTCGCGGCCTCGCGCAGGGAGATCTTCGGCGATTCGGGCGGTATCGCAGAACTCGCCGAAGATCTCGAGTTCCCGACGCCCAGTGCCGCCGCGGTATTCGTGCTCGGCGGCAGCCAGAATGGCTGGACCGAATGGGTGGACAACGACGGTGAAACGCTCAACCAAGTTTACAGAAGCGAGGATAAGTAG
- a CDS encoding YlcI/YnfO family protein: MPGSYKELIKGNPDETEIRSFLVEGDQVSVTLRIPDTLRDAAKEEAALRGMSFSAFVRTCMIEELAKKGA, encoded by the coding sequence ATGCCTGGCAGCTACAAGGAGCTCATCAAGGGCAACCCCGACGAAACCGAGATCAGAAGCTTCCTGGTAGAGGGAGACCAGGTCTCCGTGACCCTGCGCATCCCCGACACCTTGCGTGACGCGGCAAAGGAGGAAGCGGCCCTACGGGGCATGAGCTTCTCCGCCTTCGTGCGCACGTGCATGATCGAAGAGCTCGCGAAGAAGGGGGCATAA
- a CDS encoding YraN family protein, with amino-acid sequence MNDMKEKAMGAVRAFLERKGYEIVDEAWQGPEGIGGIDLVAVDEDGTLVFVDATVRIGTDGFPEAHRARGLREALAARWLAGNGDDYADTPVRFDEVAMMVVKENRALLRHHINCFGEMEPLS; translated from the coding sequence ATGAACGACATGAAGGAAAAGGCGATGGGCGCGGTCAGGGCCTTCCTCGAGCGCAAGGGCTACGAAATCGTCGACGAGGCCTGGCAGGGACCCGAGGGCATCGGCGGGATCGACCTCGTGGCGGTGGACGAGGACGGGACCCTGGTCTTCGTCGACGCCACGGTCCGGATCGGGACGGACGGCTTCCCCGAGGCCCACAGGGCGCGCGGGCTGCGCGAGGCGCTGGCGGCGAGGTGGCTCGCCGGCAACGGCGACGACTACGCCGACACCCCGGTCCGCTTCGACGAGGTGGCGATGATGGTCGTCAAGGAGAACCGCGCGCTCCTTCGCCACCACATCAACTGCTTCGGCGAGATGGAGCCGCTCTCCTAG
- a CDS encoding ParA family protein — protein MRTIAISNYKGGVGKTTTAVNLAAIFAAQGLRTLLVDLDPQAPATDFFGLYDRAASERRTSVELLYGGAPVEEVAYAAGENLDVVASTIDLVDQNEMLLREQRLKFALDDASGSYDVCLIDCSPVMRRLAFNAYLAAAEGGMVVIPVKLDSTVMRGTALTVEATRSIADALRMPTPRWKILRTCVPGRMTNAEATGAAVLDGFFPEEQFETVIHASSKVCEGSWQWKPVAAFEPGSRPARDYEALADEVSRELA, from the coding sequence ATGCGCACGATAGCCATTTCCAACTACAAGGGCGGCGTCGGCAAGACGACGACCGCCGTGAACCTGGCGGCGATCTTCGCCGCCCAGGGCCTTCGGACCCTGCTCGTCGACCTCGACCCGCAGGCGCCGGCCACCGACTTCTTTGGCCTCTACGACCGCGCCGCCTCCGAGCGGCGCACATCGGTCGAGCTGCTCTACGGCGGCGCGCCCGTGGAGGAGGTCGCCTACGCCGCCGGGGAGAACCTCGACGTGGTGGCCTCGACCATCGACCTCGTCGACCAGAACGAGATGCTCCTGCGCGAGCAGCGCCTCAAGTTCGCCCTCGACGACGCCTCGGGCTCCTACGACGTCTGCCTCATCGACTGCAGCCCCGTGATGCGCAGGCTCGCCTTCAACGCCTACCTCGCCGCAGCGGAGGGCGGCATGGTCGTCATCCCCGTGAAGCTCGACTCCACCGTGATGCGCGGCACGGCGCTCACCGTGGAGGCGACGCGGTCAATCGCGGACGCCCTGCGCATGCCCACGCCCCGCTGGAAGATTCTCCGCACCTGCGTGCCCGGCCGCATGACCAACGCCGAGGCCACGGGCGCGGCCGTGCTCGACGGGTTCTTCCCAGAAGAGCAGTTCGAGACGGTCATCCACGCGAGCAGCAAGGTCTGCGAGGGCAGCTGGCAGTGGAAGCCGGTGGCGGCATTCGAGCCGGGGAGCCGCCCCGCGCGCGACTACGAGGCGCTCGCCGACGAGGTGTCCCGTGAGCTCGCCTAG